The stretch of DNA AGATGACGACGTTGAGAAACGAGCCGATCAGGCCGCCGAAGAGTCCGATGATGGTGGCGATCATCCGGCCGCCACCTCCCGGTAGTACTGCTGGTCGCCGACGGTGCCGGCAGGGGTCGAGCCACCGCCCGAGGGTGATCCGGTGTCGAGGTCGACGCCGGGCAGCCCGACGGGTACGTAGTGCAGCGTCGCCGCGCCGTTGATCGACGCCTTTCCGGCGAAGATCTGGCCGGTGACGTTGAGGCCCGACGCGAGCGAGATGAGGCACGGGCTGTAGAACATCGTCGACACCCGCGACGGGATGACGAAGGCGCCGCCGATCGCGAAGCTCGCACCCGACGGGCAGGTCGGCACCTTGTCGGCGACGGTGTCCGGGGTGATGAGCCACAGTTTGATGTCCGCGCTCGAGCTGAACCGCCCGCTGCCGCCGAGGTCGTACTTGTTCGCGATGATCACCGTGTCGGCGGCGAGCGCAACGGTGTCGGCGCCGCCGATGCTCACCGAGGTGCAGAGGCGCGCGTCGATGACGACCTTGCGGCCCGCCATCGACGCGATCGCGGCGTTCAGCTGGGCGGGGCCGCAGCTGCCGGCGGGCATCTTGTACTCGGTGAAGCCGACCCAGTCGGCGAGCTTGTAGTCGTAGTCGACCCAGTCGGGCACCGTCGGCTTCTTCGGCGTCTGGTACGGGCTCGGGCCGGGACCCTTGCTCTCGATCTTGCGGGTTCCTGACACGTTGCCCGAAGGGTTGTCGAGCGCCGCGGTCTTCGTGGTCAGGTTCTTCGCGATGTTGGTGGACCAGGCCATGGTGGTCGCGTTGTAGACCCAGGCGTTGCTCTTCGCCCTCGCGCTGCCGGTGAGGGTCAGGTTGTTGGCGGTGACGTCGCCTCCGACGGAGCCGGAGCCCTCGAGCCGCATGTCGCCGGTCGCCCACGCTCCGCCGCCGATGGAGCTGGAGCCGGGCACCGTGATGCTCGCTGCGACGGCGTTGCCACCGACCGACGTGCCGCCTTCGACGACCAGGGCCTTCGACGCCCAGACGTTGCCGGAGATGTTGCAGGAGCCGCTGACGGTGAGCTTGCCCCCGTCGACGACGAGGTCGTCGGCGCCGGTCGAGGCGCCCGTGCAGGAGACATCCCCGGTCTTGACCATGACGTCGGCGTTGCCGGTGGCCGAGACGAGGCGCCCCGACCCGCCGAAGCCGGCGGCGTCGTAGGCGTAGACGGCGGGGCCGCCGGTGAAGCCGGTGGCGGTCGGCGGAGTCCAGTTGTAGACCGCCTCCGCCTTGGCCCTCTCGTCGGCGTCGTTCGCCGAGGTGCCCGTGGACTCGATCTTGATCTGCACGGCGCCGCTCGAGGCGGTCGGGCAGCCGGGGATCCACGCTCCGGTGGTCGTCGTGCGGTACCAGACGGTGGAGGCGAACGCGGGACCCACTCCCCCGTCACCGGTGTTGAGCGAGCAAGTGCCCGCCTTGACTTTGGCGTAGGCGGCGTCGATGCCGGCGTCGGCGGCGGCCTGCGACTGCACGCTTGCGCGCGCGTCGGCGGTGTAGAGGTACGACTGCACGGTCGCGGCGACGACGACGGTGGTGATGACCATCGTGACGGCGAGCAGCCCGATGACCGACGCCATCGCGCTTCCACGGTCGTCTGCGACGCGACGTCGAGCCGCGGTGAGGATCCGGTTCAGAGCACGCATTCGGACGGAGCACCTCCCACCGTGTTCTGCCTGCTGGCGATCGAGGTGGTGACGATCTGCCCCGATCCGGCGTCGCTGCGGACGACGAAGTTCACCGTCACGGTCCTACCGGAGGTCTGGAAGATCGGGGTGCTGCTGTCCACAGGGGCGACGTTTTCGGCGAGGAGCGTCCAGGTGCGCAGTTGGGACGCGGACGGGATGCCGATCTTCGTGTTGTTCGTGACCTTCGCGCGGATGGTGCGCTCGGTCGCCGAGTAGTACCAGGCCTGACACTGCAGGTCTGCGGTCGCCCCGCGCTTGTACGTCTTCACGATGAGCAGCGGACGCGAGACGGTCGGCGAGTTGATCGCGGTGGCGTTGCGGACGCCGAGACCGAGCGACTCGACCGCGGTCTGCGACTCGGTCGTCGACGACGTCGTGTCGGTGATGCGGGCCTGGTTGGTGATGCCGCTGACCATGACGCTTCCGACGATCCCGAGGACGAGGAGCAGCAGTGCGCTGTAGATGACGAGTTCGATGAGCGTGAAGCCGTCGTCGCGGCGCAGGCGCTCCTTCAGCCGACGCATCAGGCACCCCCGACGAAGACGCGGGTCTGCGCGGTCGAGAGGACGCGACCGTCGGACCGGACCTCGATGTCGACGAGGACGGTGCCCGTCACGGCCGGGTCGGGGCAGGCGCCGATCAGGCTGCGCTCGATCTCGTACTCTCGGCCATCGACTGTCACATCAGCCGGGTCGGCGGCGTCGAACGCGATGAGCGCCGAGCAGGTTGAACCGGCGGAGCGGGCGAGTTCGAGCTGCGTCGACATGAGCTGCGTCGCGGTCGCGATCTCGGAGTTGCGCTGCGAGTTCAGCAGCCCCTGCGTGAGCACGGGAAGGAAGGCGAGAGCCAAGACGGCGAGTACGAACATCGCGACGACGATCTCGATCATGCCGATCCCGTCTTCGTCGGTGCCAGTGCCCTGCGCCTGGGGCTCCATCGTTTCTTCCTCGGTGCTCGTGGTCGGGGTGAAGAGCTTCGGGTGTGCCGGTGGGGCGCCGCGGTCCGCGGACGCCCCACCGGGAGGAGTGCTAGGTGGATCAGCCGTTGCCGCCGGCGGGCGCCTCGGCGCCGTCCTCGGTGACGCCGGTGGTAGAGGTGACGGTCCACGTCTTGTCCGAGCCGTCGCGGCCGGCGGTGATTTCGAAGTCACCGTTCGTGATCGTGATCGTCTCCGACTCGAACTCGGTGCCGTCGCTGGGGACGAACTTGTAGTCCTCCTCGAGAGCCTCGATCGTCACCGAGCCAGCGTCGGGGTCGTCGACGAGGAACGAGACGACCGCGGTCTTCGCGTTGGCGAGGTCCGACTTGACGGCCGAGTCCTTCGCCTGGTCCTGCTGCGTCAGGAAGATCGGGATGGCGATCGCGGCCAGGATGCCGATGATCAGGACGACGACGAGGAGCTCGATGAGCGTGAAGCCCTTGTCGTCCTTGTTGAGCTCATCGCGCTTGACGACGAGGTTGCTGTACAGCTTCGAAATCATTGCAGTTCCGTTTCCTTCAGAGTTAGTGAGGCGGCGGCCCCCCAATTGATCCGTGCCACCGCCATCAATCGTTCCTGCGCTCCAGACGATTCACAGTCCTTTATTTGGGGGACATGAGGCCTTTTCATGTCCCCAGTTCATGTGGCCCCCATGCGGGGGAGTCCCCCATATCGGGTTACAGAATGCGGACCTGTCGACCCCCTAAAGGGAGGTTGCAACCTCGCGGAGAATGCCTTTCAGGCGCGAAAAAGGAATCGACCACTTATCGCGACGATCGGGCCCACTGACCGCCACACTGGCCGTTTCCGGACGTCGAATGGGCGCTGGCGCACGCTGGCCTCCCGCTCGTTGAGCGAAGCGATACGGAGGGGCCGACTCCCACCCCGGTCGTCGAGTAAGCGAAGCGCACCGAGACGGCTCGAGTAGCGAGGAACGACCCGTATCGAGAGCGCAGCCTCAACCTCGGCGCCGTGGTCTCGATACGCTCCTCCGTCGCTACTCGACGACCGGGGGCAGTTGTGCCCGCCTGCGAAGCGATACGGAGGGCGCCAGTCTCAATTCCGGTCGTCGAGTAGGGCGAAGCCCGTATCGAGACGGCTCGAGTAGCGAGGAACGAGCGTATCGAGAGCACAGCGCCATGGTCTCGATGCGCTTCGCTTACTCGACCCGTCTCGACACGCTCCTTCGTCGCTACTCGACGACCGATAGGGCCCGCTCGTTGAGCGAAGCGATACGAAATCCCGGTCGTCGAGTGTGGCCCCCAGGCCCGTATCGAGACGGCTCGAGTGAGCGAGGAACGAGCGCATCGAGAGCACAGCGCCATGGTTTCGGCGCGACCGAAGGGCCCGCTCACTGAGAAGAGCGCTTCGAAGGGCTTAGAACGGTGCGGTGGACTCGTCGTCTGGGAGCCAGGCTCTCATCACCAGCGGTGGTGCTCCCGGGATGGTGCGGCCGGGTGGAGCGAAGGTGCGGGCCGGTTTCGTCGTGTACGTGCGCCCCGTCGGCGAGGTCCAGGTCAGGGTCCCTCCCGGGGAAGCAGTGACGCGCCACCGTTTGCGGCCTTTGACCATGTGGTGGCCCTTGCACAGGTGCGCGAGGTTCGCGGCGACCGTTTCGCCGTCCTCCGCCCACGGTTTCGTGTGATCGACATCGCAATGCTCGACCGATCGGGTGCAGCCCACGAACCGGCACACCTCGTCGCGTGCGGCGAGATACCGCCGCAGCTGCTTGGGGACCTTGTACGTCGTCCGACCGAACGAGGTGATCGCTCCGTCCTCCGGGTCGGTGAGGATCCGAATCCAGCCCGGCGCCTCGCCGGCGATCCGGCGGGCGGTGTCCGCGTCGATCGGCCCGTAGCGCTCGAGCTGGCCGGGCTCGTCCGACCGGCCCAGCGCCGTGAGTACCGGCACGGTGGTCGCGACCTGCGGGTTGATGCCCCGACGCGCCGCCGGGGTGGACTGAACCGGCTCCCCCTCGACCACAGGGGCGGTGACGCCGCCGGCGTCGATGAGCAGGTCGCGGAAGACGTCCGCTTCGATCTGCTGCAGGGTGCGGGTCTCACCCTCGACCATGAGTCCCTTCGCCAGCCCGGTCACCGCGGCGGCGGCACCGATGACGTATTCGGCGGACATGTACGCGCCGTACCAAGCCATCCCATCACCGGCCGGTTCGACCGCGGTCCGACGCTCCACCAGCGCTTCCTTGTGGCGTTCGATCAGCTCTTCGGGTTGCAGATCTGCGCGGATCTTCCGCGCCATCCGATCGAACCGCGGCACTGGGAGATCGACGAACTCCAGCAGACGGGCCTCGTACTCCGAGACCAGCTCGGCGGCGAGCCCATGCGAGTGCTCGACCAGCACGCGGGCGTGCCGTTCGGAGAACTCCGCCTGCCGAAGCCGCGCGAAGGTCGACGGGAAGACATGGACGAGCTGGCGGGCGAGCTCCAACAGCGACTGAGCGGTACGCTCGTGCACCTGTAGCACCGCGGCGACTTCTGCACGCAGATCGCGCCACTCGAGCGAATCGGGATCGTGCCAGTCGGCACCGAGATCGCGCTCGAATTGCAGGCGGATGGCGTCGATGAATTCGAAGCGCGCCGCTTGATAGACGCGGGCGAGCGAATCGTGCTCGGCCAGACGGTCGACGAGATATCGGGCAGCCGTCGGGGACGATTCCGCCTCGACGCGCTGCTCATCCATATCGATATCGAAGCAGCAACCACCGACATTGCCTTCGCCGCAGAAACGGACGGGATACCACCAAAGCTCGGCGACATCAGCCGGTGCACGGATCAGGAGAAACAGCTCGATAACGGCCGAAATGCACACGGATCAGGACGATTCGCGCGCGAACTCCTGATCCGTGGACAAACTCCTGATCCGTGTACCCGCACGCGCGCGCCGGGCCGGGCACCTCGTGCCGGCATCATGGCGCCCGCGGCCCACTCAACGCGCGCGGGCAACCTGCATGCCCAGGCTCTACTTGATGAGGGTGAAGATATTGAAGACCGGGAGGTACAGGGCCACGATCATGCCGCCGACGACGACGCCGATGACCGCGATCATGAGCGGCTCGATCAGCGAGGTCAGCGCCTCGGTGGTCGTCTGCACTTCGTCGTCGTAGAAGTCGGCGATCTTCTCGAGCATCTGCTCGAGCGAACCGGAGTCCTCGCCGACGGCGATCATCTGCGTCACCATGGCGGGGAAGACGGGCTCCTGCGACAGCGGTCCCGCGATCGACTTGCCGACGCGCACCGACTCCTGCACCTTCTTCAACGACTGCTCGATGACCCAGTTGCCGGAGGTCTCCCCCACGACGCTGAGCGACTGCAGGATGGGCACACCGGCGCCGATCATGGTCGAGAAGTTGCGGGTGAAGCGGGCGACGGCGACCTTCTTGAACAGGGTCCCGAACACGGGCAGCTTCAGCTTCAGGGGGTCGAGGAACCCGCGAACCCGGTCGGTATAGCGGTTCTTCTGCCACCAGATCGCGAACACGACGGCGGCGACGGCGAGGATCGGCGCACCGAAACGCATTCCGTCGGAGAGCCAGACGAGCATCTGGGTGGGCAACGGCAGCTGACCGCCGAGGCTCTCGAACATCCCCTGGAAGGTGGGGACGATGAACAGCAGCATCGCGATGACGGCGATGACCGCCATGCTCAGCACTACAACCGGGTAGGTCAGCGCCGACTTGATGGTCGAACGCAGCTTGTGCTCCGACTCGTAGTTGTCGGCGACGGAGGACAGGGCGCCTTCGAGGAATCCGCCCGTCTCGCCGGCGCGCACCAGGTTGATGAACAGCGGCGGGAAGACCTGGTCGTGCCGTCCGAGTGCGGCCGACAGGGAGGCGCCGTGCTCGACCTCGTTGCGCACATCGCCGAGGGTGTCGGCGAGTTTCTTGTTCTCGGTCTGCTCGGCGAGGATGGTGAGGGTCCGGAGCAGCGACAGGCCCGACGACACCATCGTCGACATCTGCCGGCTCATCACGGCGAGGTCCTTGAGGCCGACCTTCTTCTCGAACCCGGGGATCGTGATCTCCTGGTTGAGTCCCGTGCCCGGCGCGGTCTCCTCGATGGCGACCGGCGCGACACCCATGGTCTTCAGCCGCGCGACGACCGCACCTTCGCTGGGGGCGTCGAGCTTGCCCTTGACGAGCTTGCCGTCGGTGTTGCGGCCGCGATACGACCAGGCTTTGACGGCCGTGCTCACGAGAGGCTCCGTCCACCGTGACCGTCGGTGCCGAGATCGAACGCGCTGCCGAGCCCGCGCGAGGCGGGGGTTCCGCGGTGGATGAGCTGCTTCAGCCCGTCGACGTCCTGCGCCTTCTCGATCGCCGCCTCGTGCGTGATCGTGCCCGAGTCGACGAGTTCGGCGAGGTTCTGATCCATGGTGTGCATGCCGAGCGCACGACCTGCCTGCATCGACGACGGGATCTGGTAGGTCTTCGCCTCGCGGATGAGGTTCGCGATGGCGGGGGTGACGAACATGATCTCGGTCGCGACGACTCGACCCTGACCGCTCGCCTTCTTGACGAGGGTCTGACAGACGACGCCCTGCAGGGTCGCGGCGAGCTGGGCGCGCACCTGCCCCTGCTGATGCGGCGGGAACACGTCGATCACGCGGTCGATCGTCTGCGCCGCGTTCTGCGTGTGCAGCGTCGCGAAGACGAGGTGACCGGTCTCGGCGGCGGTCAGCGCGACCGAGATGGTCTCGAGATCGCGGAGCTCGCCGATGAGGATGACGTCGGGGTCCTGCCGCAGCACATGCTTCAGCGCGTTCGCGAAGCTGTGCGTGTCACTGCCGACCTCGCGCTGGTTGACGATCGCGCGCTTGTTGCCGTGCATGAACTCGATCGGGTCTTCGACCGTGACGATGTGGTCGGGACGCGAACTGTTGACGAGGTCGATGAGCGCCGCGAGGGTCGTCGACTTGCCGGAGCCGGTCGGTCCCGTGACGAGCACGAGTCCACGGGGCAGGGCGGCGAACCGGCTGACCGCATCGGGAACGCCCAGTGACTCGAGCCGCTTGATCTCGGTCGGGATGATGCGGAACGCCCCGCCGATCGAGTCGCGCTGCTGGTAGAAGTTCACGCGGAAGCGCGAATCGTCGGAGATCGAGTAGGCGAAGTCGAGCTCGAGCTCGCGCTCGAAACGCTCCCACTGCTCGGGGGTGAGGATGCTGCGCAGCGCGCTCGTGACCTTCGCCTTCGCCCACACCGGCTGGTTGGGTGCGGGCTTCAGCTCGCCGTCGACGCGGAGCATCGGCACGGCGCCGGCGGTGACGTGGAGGTCGGATCCGCTTGAGTCGACGACCGCCTGCAGGGCGGCGATCAGCTCCGGGTCGGCGGACCCGACGCCCGGACGCGGCGCCTCGGTGACGACCGCTGCCGCTGTCGGAGCGGCGACGGAGACAGCGGCAGCGGCCGACGGGGCCGGAGCGGCGACGGCGGCAGCGGCCGCCGCTTCGGCGGCTTCCACCAGCTCATCCGCCGACCAGTCGACCTGCGGGCGGGTGGAACGTAGCGACGCCCGCGTGGGCAGCTCCGATCCGCCCGTGATGTCCCATACGGGACGTCCCGGTTCGTTCCGTCCGTAACCTTCCATCGACGCTTCCCCCATTTCAGCGTTGATCAATGCAGCGTGTGTTCGTGCAGCGTGTGCTGTTGCGGTGCTCCCCTGCCGCGCCGTTATGCCACGACGCGGAGAATCTCTTCGACGCTCGTCAGACCGAGCCGGACCTTCGCCCAGCCGTCCTCGCGCAGGGTCGTCATGCCCTGCTCGATCGCGGTCTTGCCGATCGTGAGGCTCGAGGCACGCTCGACGGCGAGGCGCTCGATCTCCTCCGTGACGGGCATGACCTCGTGGATGGCGACGCGACCCCGGTATCCGGTGCCGGAGCACGCGGAGCAGCCGACCGGACGATAGATCTCGGGGATCGCCTGATCCTGGAACAGCCCGAAGCGCAGCGGAACGAGCTTGTTGACCTCGTGCTTGTACGGCTCCTTGCAGCGGTCGCAGAGCTTGCGCGCGAGACGCTGGGCGACGATGCAGTCGAGCGCCGAGCCGACGAGGAAGGGCTCGATGCCCATCTCGGTGAGTCGCGTGACGGCGCTCGGGGCGTCGTTCGTGTGCAGGGTCGAGAGCACGAGGTGGCCGGTCAGCGACGCCTCGATGGCGATCTGCGCGGTCTCGTGGTCGCGGATCTCACCGAGCAGCACCACATCCGGGTCGCTGCGCAGGATGCTGCGGAGCGCGCTGGCGAACGTCAGGCCGGCCTTCGGGTTGACCTGCACCTGGTTGATGCCGGGCATCAGGTACTCGACCGGGTCTTCGACGGTGATGACGTTGATCTCGGGCTTGGCGACGGCTTTCAGCGTCGTGTAGAGCGTCGTCGACTTGCCCGAACCGGTGGGTCCGGTGACGAGGATCATGCCGTACGGCTTCGTGTACGACTTCTCGAAGACCTCGAGGTTGCGGTCGAGGATGCGGAGATCCTTGATCGTCATCGCGGTGTTCGAGTCGTCGAGGATACGCATGACGACCTTCT from Herbiconiux sp. L3-i23 encodes:
- a CDS encoding prepilin-type N-terminal cleavage/methylation domain-containing protein → MRRLKERLRRDDGFTLIELVIYSALLLLVLGIVGSVMVSGITNQARITDTTSSTTESQTAVESLGLGVRNATAINSPTVSRPLLIVKTYKRGATADLQCQAWYYSATERTIRAKVTNNTKIGIPSASQLRTWTLLAENVAPVDSSTPIFQTSGRTVTVNFVVRSDAGSGQIVTTSIASRQNTVGGAPSECVL
- a CDS encoding HNH endonuclease signature motif containing protein, encoding MDEQRVEAESSPTAARYLVDRLAEHDSLARVYQAARFEFIDAIRLQFERDLGADWHDPDSLEWRDLRAEVAAVLQVHERTAQSLLELARQLVHVFPSTFARLRQAEFSERHARVLVEHSHGLAAELVSEYEARLLEFVDLPVPRFDRMARKIRADLQPEELIERHKEALVERRTAVEPAGDGMAWYGAYMSAEYVIGAAAAVTGLAKGLMVEGETRTLQQIEADVFRDLLIDAGGVTAPVVEGEPVQSTPAARRGINPQVATTVPVLTALGRSDEPGQLERYGPIDADTARRIAGEAPGWIRILTDPEDGAITSFGRTTYKVPKQLRRYLAARDEVCRFVGCTRSVEHCDVDHTKPWAEDGETVAANLAHLCKGHHMVKGRKRWRVTASPGGTLTWTSPTGRTYTTKPARTFAPPGRTIPGAPPLVMRAWLPDDESTAPF
- a CDS encoding type IV pilus twitching motility protein PilT yields the protein MEGYGRNEPGRPVWDITGGSELPTRASLRSTRPQVDWSADELVEAAEAAAAAAVAAPAPSAAAAVSVAAPTAAAVVTEAPRPGVGSADPELIAALQAVVDSSGSDLHVTAGAVPMLRVDGELKPAPNQPVWAKAKVTSALRSILTPEQWERFERELELDFAYSISDDSRFRVNFYQQRDSIGGAFRIIPTEIKRLESLGVPDAVSRFAALPRGLVLVTGPTGSGKSTTLAALIDLVNSSRPDHIVTVEDPIEFMHGNKRAIVNQREVGSDTHSFANALKHVLRQDPDVILIGELRDLETISVALTAAETGHLVFATLHTQNAAQTIDRVIDVFPPHQQGQVRAQLAATLQGVVCQTLVKKASGQGRVVATEIMFVTPAIANLIREAKTYQIPSSMQAGRALGMHTMDQNLAELVDSGTITHEAAIEKAQDVDGLKQLIHRGTPASRGLGSAFDLGTDGHGGRSLS
- a CDS encoding polymer-forming cytoskeletal protein, whose protein sequence is MRALNRILTAARRRVADDRGSAMASVIGLLAVTMVITTVVVAATVQSYLYTADARASVQSQAAADAGIDAAYAKVKAGTCSLNTGDGGVGPAFASTVWYRTTTTGAWIPGCPTASSGAVQIKIESTGTSANDADERAKAEAVYNWTPPTATGFTGGPAVYAYDAAGFGGSGRLVSATGNADVMVKTGDVSCTGASTGADDLVVDGGKLTVSGSCNISGNVWASKALVVEGGTSVGGNAVAASITVPGSSSIGGGAWATGDMRLEGSGSVGGDVTANNLTLTGSARAKSNAWVYNATTMAWSTNIAKNLTTKTAALDNPSGNVSGTRKIESKGPGPSPYQTPKKPTVPDWVDYDYKLADWVGFTEYKMPAGSCGPAQLNAAIASMAGRKVVIDARLCTSVSIGGADTVALAADTVIIANKYDLGGSGRFSSSADIKLWLITPDTVADKVPTCPSGASFAIGGAFVIPSRVSTMFYSPCLISLASGLNVTGQIFAGKASINGAATLHYVPVGLPGVDLDTGSPSGGGSTPAGTVGDQQYYREVAAG
- a CDS encoding prepilin-type N-terminal cleavage/methylation domain-containing protein; its protein translation is MISKLYSNLVVKRDELNKDDKGFTLIELLVVVLIIGILAAIAIPIFLTQQDQAKDSAVKSDLANAKTAVVSFLVDDPDAGSVTIEALEEDYKFVPSDGTEFESETITITNGDFEITAGRDGSDKTWTVTSTTGVTEDGAEAPAGGNG
- a CDS encoding GspE/PulE family protein, with the translated sequence MASLTEILVIRGLVPPETLESAGERGDDATIQSLLEGGTISEAQVATARAVRANLSTVELIDFPVDPAALALVPAGMCRRYEILPIAIERGKLVLAMVDPGDLFALDDVRAVTGMHIEPRVAVRNDLLNAQSLHLRADGEMSDLTSALEEQSAADEPNLPQVEDSDDDAPIVRFVNLLISQAIQDSASDIHIEPAEHEVSVRYRIDGVLHQMQSAPKAIQNGVISRLKIMADIDIAERRRPQDGRISVAHGDRTIDLRVATLPTVWGEKVVMRILDDSNTAMTIKDLRILDRNLEVFEKSYTKPYGMILVTGPTGSGKSTTLYTTLKAVAKPEINVITVEDPVEYLMPGINQVQVNPKAGLTFASALRSILRSDPDVVLLGEIRDHETAQIAIEASLTGHLVLSTLHTNDAPSAVTRLTEMGIEPFLVGSALDCIVAQRLARKLCDRCKEPYKHEVNKLVPLRFGLFQDQAIPEIYRPVGCSACSGTGYRGRVAIHEVMPVTEEIERLAVERASSLTIGKTAIEQGMTTLREDGWAKVRLGLTSVEEILRVVA
- a CDS encoding type II secretion system F family protein, yielding MSTAVKAWSYRGRNTDGKLVKGKLDAPSEGAVVARLKTMGVAPVAIEETAPGTGLNQEITIPGFEKKVGLKDLAVMSRQMSTMVSSGLSLLRTLTILAEQTENKKLADTLGDVRNEVEHGASLSAALGRHDQVFPPLFINLVRAGETGGFLEGALSSVADNYESEHKLRSTIKSALTYPVVVLSMAVIAVIAMLLFIVPTFQGMFESLGGQLPLPTQMLVWLSDGMRFGAPILAVAAVVFAIWWQKNRYTDRVRGFLDPLKLKLPVFGTLFKKVAVARFTRNFSTMIGAGVPILQSLSVVGETSGNWVIEQSLKKVQESVRVGKSIAGPLSQEPVFPAMVTQMIAVGEDSGSLEQMLEKIADFYDDEVQTTTEALTSLIEPLMIAVIGVVVGGMIVALYLPVFNIFTLIK